One window of the Microcoleus sp. AS-A8 genome contains the following:
- a CDS encoding cation diffusion facilitator family transporter: protein MHHHSTSCVHHTIPVSHSPQPSSKVRLLLIALVLICSFAVAELAVGLFSHSLALLADSGHLASDCLALILALLASWIAQRRSSSDSVPGNHWVEVLAALINGLGLVAIALWIGWEAVERLQSPPVEILSLPMLVTASVGFGVNSINIFLLHKDSHHDLNIKGAFLHVLADAASSIGVIFAAIAVWALNWLWADAVITLFVSGLIILSATPLIVQSLNALFAKSPE from the coding sequence ATGCATCATCATTCCACCTCCTGCGTTCATCACACAATTCCTGTAAGTCATTCACCCCAACCAAGCAGTAAGGTGAGGTTACTGCTGATTGCGTTGGTTCTGATTTGTAGCTTTGCGGTTGCAGAGTTAGCCGTAGGATTATTTAGCCATAGTCTTGCACTCCTAGCTGATTCAGGTCATCTAGCGTCTGATTGTTTGGCGTTGATACTGGCGTTACTGGCAAGCTGGATTGCTCAGCGCCGCAGCTCTAGTGATTCAGTACCGGGAAACCATTGGGTTGAAGTCTTGGCGGCATTGATCAATGGTTTGGGACTGGTGGCGATCGCACTTTGGATTGGTTGGGAAGCGGTGGAACGTCTCCAGTCTCCCCCCGTGGAAATACTGAGTCTGCCGATGTTGGTGACGGCTAGCGTAGGGTTTGGAGTCAACAGTATCAATATCTTCTTATTACACAAAGATAGCCATCATGACCTCAACATCAAGGGAGCCTTTTTGCATGTTTTGGCTGATGCGGCAAGTTCAATTGGGGTTATTTTCGCTGCGATCGCGGTTTGGGCACTGAATTGGCTCTGGGCAGATGCTGTGATCACGCTGTTCGTATCCGGGCTGATTATCCTGAGTGCAACTCCTTTGATTGTTCAAAGTCTGAATGCTCTGTTTGCCAAGTCTCCTGAGTGA
- the cobO gene encoding cob(I)yrinic acid a,c-diamide adenosyltransferase — translation MKINSQTDSNETLEFSDVSGSESSGLTPEQYRRKMQRRKEVQEQRLAQASQEKGLIIINTGNGKGKTTAALGMVLRSLGHGYRVAIIQFIKGAWEPAEKAAFQHWTLAAPDETPQLEFHALGEGFTWETQDRARDIEKAKAAWDKALEFIRNPDFRLVLLDEVNVALKLGYLDVQDVLAGLAQKQDMSHIILTGRGAPAALIERADLVTEMTLVKHPFREQGIKAQAGIEF, via the coding sequence ATGAAAATCAACTCTCAAACTGACTCAAACGAAACGTTGGAATTTTCCGATGTTTCTGGTTCAGAATCGTCTGGACTGACGCCTGAGCAATATCGGCGCAAAATGCAGCGGCGTAAGGAGGTACAAGAACAGCGCCTTGCCCAAGCCTCGCAAGAGAAGGGTCTGATCATTATTAACACAGGCAACGGCAAGGGGAAAACGACAGCCGCGTTAGGGATGGTTTTGCGATCGCTCGGTCATGGTTATCGAGTTGCAATCATACAATTCATTAAGGGAGCTTGGGAACCAGCCGAGAAAGCCGCTTTCCAACACTGGACATTAGCCGCGCCCGACGAAACCCCCCAGTTAGAATTTCACGCACTTGGAGAAGGGTTCACCTGGGAAACTCAAGATCGAGCACGAGACATTGAAAAAGCGAAAGCTGCATGGGACAAGGCGTTAGAATTTATCCGTAATCCAGACTTTAGACTCGTACTGTTAGATGAGGTGAATGTCGCCTTAAAGCTAGGTTACCTAGATGTTCAAGACGTTCTAGCAGGATTGGCACAAAAGCAAGACATGTCTCACATCATTTTGACGGGTAGAGGCGCACCTGCTGCTTTAATTGAGCGAGCTGACTTAGTGACGGAAATGACGCTGGTTAAACATCCTTTTCGGGAACAGGGGATTAAGGCACAAGCGGGGATTGAGTTTTGA
- a CDS encoding O-acetyl-ADP-ribose deacetylase, with translation MISGKITLLEGDITQQSVDAIVNAANTSLLGGGGVDGAIHQAAGPELLAECRRLNGCKTGDAKITRGYNLPADWVIHTVGPVWHHGNHGEDEQLASCYRRCLAIAEQYEIRSIAFPAISTGVYGFPPERAAKIAVKQVKTFLEHPSSVEAVMFVCFNRQTYDCYRSAVKEILSNEQG, from the coding sequence ATGATATCAGGGAAGATTACTCTCCTTGAAGGAGATATCACTCAGCAGTCGGTCGATGCCATTGTCAACGCCGCCAACACCTCTCTTTTAGGGGGTGGTGGGGTGGATGGAGCCATTCATCAAGCCGCAGGGCCAGAATTACTGGCAGAATGCCGACGTTTAAATGGCTGTAAAACGGGCGATGCCAAAATTACCAGGGGTTACAATCTCCCTGCCGATTGGGTGATTCACACCGTAGGGCCAGTTTGGCATCATGGAAACCATGGGGAGGATGAGCAATTAGCTAGCTGTTATCGCCGTTGTCTCGCCATTGCGGAGCAATATGAGATTCGCTCCATTGCTTTCCCCGCGATTAGTACAGGTGTTTATGGCTTTCCTCCAGAACGCGCTGCCAAAATTGCCGTGAAACAAGTCAAGACGTTTTTGGAACACCCTTCCTCCGTAGAGGCTGTGATGTTCGTCTGTTTCAATCGCCAGACCTATGATTGCTATAGGTCGGCAGTGAAAGAAATTTTATCTAATGAGCAAGGATGA
- a CDS encoding inorganic phosphate transporter — protein sequence MLVLQLGLTAILAFYLAWNLGANDVANAMGTSVGSKAVTLRQALVIAGILEFTGAVLFGHGVSATLATEVANPELFADKPQLLILGMIAVLLACGLWLQIATSKGWPVSSSHAVVGAIAGFSWVAAGFGAVDWSNIRLISLAWVATPVVSGLIAVGFYTVVRYSILDRPNPIVQLREWIPWLSTTLFSVFGIIVLPTLFQQPFFAALPIPSHDLPIATGAVAAVALTIISWRQLARFTDIPNAQDSPFSNPVERLLGRFQVLSACFVAFAHGSNDVGNAIAPLAAIAYILRTGSVPLTGFNVPLWILILGGAGIVFGLAIWGKNVIATIGENIIPLQPSSGFCAELATATTILLASRFGIPVSTSHALVGAVVGIGLIQDWKKVRLQTVQGIALAWIITLPIAAGLGALIFVCLRLLFFKG from the coding sequence ATGCTGGTACTACAACTGGGTCTGACGGCAATCCTAGCTTTCTACCTGGCCTGGAATCTAGGCGCTAACGATGTCGCTAATGCGATGGGGACTTCTGTGGGGTCAAAGGCGGTTACGCTCCGGCAAGCGCTTGTGATTGCTGGCATTTTGGAGTTTACGGGCGCGGTTTTATTCGGTCATGGCGTTTCCGCCACCCTAGCCACGGAAGTCGCTAACCCCGAATTGTTTGCGGACAAGCCTCAACTGCTGATACTAGGAATGATTGCAGTGTTATTGGCTTGTGGTTTATGGCTGCAAATTGCCACTAGCAAGGGTTGGCCTGTTTCATCGTCTCATGCGGTGGTGGGAGCGATCGCAGGATTTAGTTGGGTAGCAGCCGGTTTTGGTGCTGTTGATTGGTCAAATATTCGTCTGATTTCCCTGGCTTGGGTCGCTACGCCAGTGGTGAGTGGCCTGATTGCTGTGGGCTTCTACACTGTCGTCAGGTACTCCATTCTGGATCGCCCCAACCCCATCGTCCAACTGCGCGAGTGGATTCCTTGGCTGAGTACCACACTATTTAGCGTCTTCGGCATTATCGTCCTGCCGACTCTATTTCAACAACCCTTTTTTGCGGCTTTGCCGATTCCCTCCCACGACTTACCCATTGCTACGGGGGCTGTTGCGGCTGTTGCTCTGACTATTATTAGTTGGCGACAACTCGCTCGGTTTACAGACATACCCAATGCTCAAGATTCCCCATTCTCCAATCCTGTAGAACGATTACTCGGACGCTTCCAAGTCTTGAGTGCTTGCTTTGTTGCCTTTGCTCATGGGTCGAATGATGTGGGAAATGCGATCGCTCCCTTAGCTGCGATCGCCTATATTCTACGTACAGGTTCTGTTCCCCTCACGGGATTTAACGTTCCTTTGTGGATTCTCATCCTCGGCGGGGCTGGTATCGTTTTTGGTTTAGCCATTTGGGGCAAAAATGTCATCGCCACCATTGGAGAAAATATCATTCCGCTCCAACCCAGTAGTGGATTTTGCGCCGAACTTGCCACTGCCACCACCATTTTGCTGGCTTCCCGGTTTGGCATCCCTGTTTCTACGTCCCACGCTTTAGTTGGTGCTGTTGTTGGCATTGGACTGATTCAAGACTGGAAGAAAGTCCGTTTACAAACGGTTCAAGGGATTGCACTGGCTTGGATTATTACCCTACCCATAGCCGCTGGTTTAGGAGCATTGATTTTTGTCTGCCTGCGTCTACTGTTTTTTAAGGGGTGA
- the ligA gene encoding NAD-dependent DNA ligase LigA, which produces MAQVTPEIQQRVQELRQLVQKASYAYYVLDNPIMEDAIYDKLYRELQDLETQYPELITPESPTQRVGEKPASQFSSVRHNIPLYSLENAFNIEEFTKWQERWQRYAPSTPPTPRSSGGEQGKVELFEYVCELKIDGNALALTYENGVLVRGVTRGDGVTGEEITQNVRTIRSIPLRLNTETPPPVVEVRGEAFLPINIFEQINQEREKAGEQLFANPRNAAAGTLRQLDPKIVDRRRLDFFAYTLYIPGKEDVEVARTQWDALELMQNLGFRVNPNRKICAALEDVRDYYNCWDTQRRNLPYMTDGVVVKLNSFALQEQLGFTQKFPRWAIALKYPAEEAPTVVKNISVNVGRTGALTPLAEMQPVQLAGTTVQRATLHNSDRIAELDIRIGDTVIVRKAGEIIPEVVRVLPELRPEGTQPFQMPTCCPVCHQPVVRPTGEAVTRCINASCPAILKGALTHWVSRDALDINGMGEKLVQQLVDQGVVHSVADLYDLTLESLLSLERMGKKLAQKLVNAIAHSKTQPWSRVLYGLGIRHVGSVNAQTLTQQFPTVEQIAGASAAQIEGVYGIGPEIAQSVYSWFQVPANQALIDRLRKAGLQLTTQSNTISQSQSQVFSGKTFVITGTLPTLKRDEAKGLIEKAGGKVTGSVSAKTDYLLVGEEAGSKLEKAQALGIPQLSEAQLLEMLED; this is translated from the coding sequence GTGGCACAAGTGACGCCTGAAATACAACAGCGAGTTCAAGAACTGCGGCAGTTGGTGCAAAAAGCCAGCTATGCCTATTACGTCCTCGACAATCCCATCATGGAGGATGCCATTTATGACAAGCTGTATCGGGAACTGCAAGATTTAGAGACACAATATCCGGAGTTAATCACCCCTGAAAGCCCCACGCAGCGTGTAGGGGAGAAACCAGCTTCCCAGTTTTCCTCCGTGCGGCACAATATCCCTCTTTACAGCTTGGAAAATGCCTTCAATATCGAGGAGTTTACCAAGTGGCAGGAACGATGGCAGCGCTATGCACCCTCCACCCCCCCAACCCCCCGGAGTTCGGGGGGAGAACAAGGAAAAGTTGAGCTTTTTGAATATGTCTGTGAACTCAAAATTGATGGCAACGCTTTGGCGTTGACTTATGAAAATGGCGTCTTAGTGCGGGGAGTCACGCGAGGCGATGGTGTTACGGGTGAAGAGATTACCCAGAATGTCCGCACCATTCGCTCGATTCCCTTGCGTTTGAATACAGAGACACCGCCGCCAGTGGTAGAAGTACGCGGAGAGGCATTTTTACCCATCAATATATTTGAACAAATTAATCAGGAACGCGAGAAAGCAGGTGAGCAATTGTTCGCGAATCCTCGGAATGCGGCAGCGGGAACACTACGGCAATTAGACCCTAAAATTGTCGATCGCCGACGGTTGGATTTCTTTGCTTATACCTTATATATTCCCGGAAAAGAGGACGTGGAAGTTGCTCGTACTCAATGGGATGCCCTGGAATTAATGCAAAACTTGGGTTTCCGGGTGAATCCGAATCGCAAAATCTGCGCCGCTTTAGAAGATGTGCGAGATTATTACAACTGTTGGGATACCCAACGGCGGAATTTGCCCTATATGACGGATGGGGTAGTCGTAAAACTCAATTCCTTTGCCCTTCAGGAACAATTGGGCTTTACCCAGAAGTTTCCCCGTTGGGCGATCGCCCTGAAATACCCCGCCGAAGAAGCGCCGACTGTCGTCAAAAACATCAGTGTTAATGTGGGACGCACGGGCGCACTCACCCCCTTAGCTGAGATGCAACCCGTACAACTGGCGGGAACCACGGTACAACGGGCAACCCTGCACAATAGCGATCGCATTGCCGAACTTGATATCCGCATCGGTGACACGGTAATTGTTCGCAAAGCCGGTGAAATTATCCCCGAAGTGGTGCGAGTACTGCCAGAGTTGCGCCCAGAAGGAACTCAACCCTTCCAAATGCCCACCTGCTGTCCCGTTTGCCATCAACCGGTGGTGCGTCCAACGGGTGAGGCGGTGACTCGCTGCATCAATGCCTCTTGTCCAGCGATTCTCAAAGGCGCGCTAACCCACTGGGTAAGCCGTGATGCGCTAGATATTAATGGCATGGGGGAAAAGCTCGTGCAGCAGCTCGTTGATCAAGGTGTTGTACACTCAGTTGCTGACCTTTACGATTTAACCCTGGAGTCGTTACTCTCGTTAGAGCGCATGGGTAAGAAGTTGGCGCAGAAATTGGTGAATGCAATCGCTCACTCCAAAACTCAACCTTGGTCACGAGTATTATACGGCTTAGGGATTCGTCACGTTGGTAGTGTCAATGCTCAAACCTTAACCCAACAGTTCCCTACTGTGGAACAGATTGCTGGAGCTTCCGCTGCCCAAATTGAAGGCGTCTATGGAATTGGCCCAGAAATTGCTCAATCTGTCTATTCCTGGTTCCAAGTTCCAGCTAACCAAGCTTTGATTGACCGATTGCGAAAAGCCGGTTTGCAGTTAACCACACAATCCAATACCATAAGTCAATCTCAAAGTCAAGTATTTAGTGGGAAAACCTTTGTGATCACAGGCACCTTGCCCACATTAAAGCGTGATGAAGCGAAGGGGTTGATTGAAAAAGCGGGTGGAAAAGTGACGGGTTCGGTTAGTGCCAAAACTGACTATTTACTAGTAGGGGAAGAAGCGGGTTCCAAATTGGAAAAAGCACAAGCCTTAGGCATTCCCCAATTAAGTGAGGCTCAATTGTTGGAAATGCTGGAAGATTAA